A window of Vigna unguiculata cultivar IT97K-499-35 chromosome 4, ASM411807v1, whole genome shotgun sequence contains these coding sequences:
- the LOC114182600 gene encoding uncharacterized protein LOC114182600 isoform X1: MKPPSFHSFSTLRQRETSNNNTPLDPPEGILFLPPVPPTTRPRDSPRLVIQKWYLLEESLVISKEGLLATNMIGPVHYFLGLRYWLQLSTYSSLQLFLLLLLESNLTGIQCPKYLLP, from the exons ATGAAGCCACCCTCTTTTCATTCCTTCTCAACCCTGAGACAGAGAGAAACATCCAACAATAACACTCCTCTGGATCCTCCGGAGGGAATACTTTTTCTTCCACCTGTTCCTCCCACAACGAGACCTAGGGATTCACCTAGGCTCGTAATTCAA AAATGGTACCTTTTGGAGGAGTCATTAGTGATATCAAAGGAAGGGCTGCTTGCTACAAACATGATTGGACCAGTGCATTATTTTCTGGGATTAA GATACTGGCTCCAACTTTCTACATATTCTTCGCTTCAGCTCTTCCTGTTATTGCTTTTGGAGAGCAACTTAACAGGGATACAG TGTCCCAAATATCTTTTGCCCTGA
- the LOC114180384 gene encoding alpha-dioxygenase 1, translated as MWSVITDPIRNLFANVLHHFIHKDFHEAVAKMTIIDAFLFIIVHSIDKLGIWPRLPVFLGLLYLAIRRHLHQEYNLFNVGTTPTGVRFNPSDFPYRTADGKYNDPFNEVVGSEGTFFGRNMLPVDQKKKLLKPDPMVVATKLLARRTYKDTGKQFNVIAASWIQFMIHDWIDHLEDTKQIELTAPKEVASQCPLKSFKFLKTKEIPTGFFEIKSGSSNIRTPWWDASAVYGSNGEVLQKVRTFKDGKVKISKNGNLLHNENGTAIAGDIRNSWAGVSTLQSLFIQEHNAVCDSLKKYYPHLNDEELYRHARLVTSAVIAKVHTIDWTVELLKTDTLLAGMRANWYGLLGKKFKDTFGHVGGSILGGFVGMKKPENHGVSYSLTEEFVSVYRMHSLLPDNLQLRDISATPGPNKSPPVIKEIPMKNLIGLPGEKTLTEIGVERQLVSMGHQACGALELWNYPQFLRDLVPQNVDGTERSEHVDLAALEIYRDRERNVARYNQFRRALLLIPITKWEDLTDDNEAIEVLEEVYGDDVEELDLLVGLMAEKKIKGFAISETAFVIFLLMASRRLEADRFFTSNYNEETYTKKGLEWVNTTESLKDVIDRHYPEMTHKWLNSSSAFSVWDSLPNSPNHVPLYLRVPH; from the exons ATGTGGTCTGTGATAACGGATCCCATCAGAAACCTTTTTGCAAATGTTCTTCACCACTTCATCCACAAAGACTTCCATGAAGCAGTGGCCAAAATGACCATAATAGATGCTTTTCTCTTCATT ATTGTTCATTCCATTGACAAGCTGGGGATATGGCCACGCTTACCTGTTTTCTTAGGGCTATTGTATCTTGCTATTAGACGTCACCTTCACCAAGAATACAACCTCTTCAACGTTGGAACAACACCAACTGGGGTTAGGTTTAACCCTTCAGATTTTCCTTACAGAACAGCTGATGGAAAATATAATGATCCTTTCAATGAAGTTGTTGGCAGTGAAGGCACTTTCTTTGGCAGAAACATGCTCCCTGTTGATCAGAAGAAAAAG CTATTGAAGCCTGATCCAATGGTAGTAGCCACAAAACTACTAGCCAGGAGGACATACAAAGACACGGGGAAGCAATTCAATGTGATTGCAGCTTCTTGGATTCAGTTTATGATTCACGATTGGATCGATCATCTTGAGGATACCAAACAG ATTGAACTCACTGCACCAAAAGAAGTTGCAAGTCAATGCCCTCTAAAATCTTTCAAATTCCTCAAAACTAAGGAAATTCCCACTGGATTCTTTGAGATCAAATCTGGATCATCAAACATTCGAACACCTTGGTG GGATGCAAGTGCTGTGTATGGAAGCAATGGAGAAGTTTTGCAGAAAGTGAGGACTTTCAAAGATGGAAAGGTAAAGATATCAAAGAATGGAAACCTTCTGCATAACGAAAATGGAACAGCAATTGCAGGTGACATCCGCAACAGTTGGGCTGGTGTTTCAACTCTGCAATCCCTTTTCATTCAAGAACACAACGCAGTTTGTGATTCTCTCAAG AAATATTACCCTCATTTGAATGATGAAGAGCTTTATCGCCATGCAAGATTGGTGACTTCAGCTGTGATCGCAAAGGTTCACACCATTGATTGGACTGTGGAGCTTCTTAAAACCGATACTCTACTTGCAGGGATGCGTGCAAATTG GTATGGGCTACTGGGGAAGAAATTTAAGGATACATTTGGACATGTTGGTGGATCCATCTTGGGAGGATTTGTTGGTATGAAGAAGCCAGAAAATCATGGAGTCTCATACTCTTTAACTGAAGAATTTGTGAGTGTCTATAGAATGCACTCACTCCTACCTGATAACCTGCAACTGAGAGACATATCTGCAACTCCTGGCCCAAACAAATCACCACCAGTAATCAAAGA AATCCCTATGAAAAACTTGATTGGACTACCAGGAGAGAAAACATTAACAGAAATAGGAGTTGAAAGACAACTTGTATCAATGGGTCACCAAGCTTGTGGGGCATTAGAGCTTTGGAATTATCCACAGTTCCTAAGAGATCTTGTACCACAGAACGTGGATGGCACAGAAAGATCTGAACATGTGGACCTAGCTGCTCTTGAAA TTTATAGGGATAGGGAAAGGAATGTGGCTAGATACAACCAGTTTAGGAGGGCATTACTGTTGATACCAATCACAAAGTGGGAAGATCTAACTGATGACAATGAAGCGATTGAAGTGTTGGAAGAGGTATATGGAGATGATGTTGAAGAACTTGATCTACTTGTAGGTCTCATGgcagagaagaaaataaagggtTTTGCAATCAGTGAGACAGCTTTTGTAATATTCCTCCTTATGGCAAGCAG GAGGCTAGAAGCTGATAGGTTCTTCACGAGCAACTATAATGAAGAAACATACACTAAAAAGGGACTTGAATGGGTGAACACAACTGAGAGTTTGAAAGATGTGATTGATCGTCACTATCCTGAAATGACACACAAGTGGTTGAACTCTTCTAGTGCTTTCTCAGTTTGGGATTCACTCCCAAACTCACCCAATCATGTTCCTCTTTACCTTCGTGTTCCTCATTGA
- the LOC114181767 gene encoding uncharacterized protein LOC114181767 isoform X2, with product MKPPSFHSFSTLRQRETSNNNTPLDPPEGILFLPPVPPTTRPRDSPRLVIQKWYLLEESLVISKEGLLATNMIGPVHYFLGLRYWLQLSTYSSLQLFLLLLLESNLTGIQVEA from the exons ATGAAGCCACCCTCTTTTCATTCCTTCTCAACCCTGAGACAGAGAGAAACATCCAACAATAACACTCCTCTGGATCCTCCGGAGGGAATACTTTTTCTTCCACCTGTTCCTCCCACAACGAGACCTAGGGATTCACCTAGGCTCGTAATTCAA AAATGGTACCTTTTGGAGGAGTCATTAGTGATATCAAAGGAAGGGCTGCTTGCTACAAACATGATTGGACCAGTGCATTATTTTCTGGGATTAA GATACTGGCTCCAACTTTCTACATATTCTTCGCTTCAGCTCTTCCTGTTATTGCTTTTGGAGAGCAACTTAACAGGGATACAG
- the LOC114181767 gene encoding uncharacterized protein LOC114181767 isoform X1 has translation MKPPSFHSFSTLRQRETSNNNTPLDPPEGILFLPPVPPTTRPRDSPRLVIQKWYLLEESLVISKEGLLATNMIGPVHYFLGLRYWLQLSTYSSLQLFLLLLLESNLTGIQCPKYLLP, from the exons ATGAAGCCACCCTCTTTTCATTCCTTCTCAACCCTGAGACAGAGAGAAACATCCAACAATAACACTCCTCTGGATCCTCCGGAGGGAATACTTTTTCTTCCACCTGTTCCTCCCACAACGAGACCTAGGGATTCACCTAGGCTCGTAATTCAA AAATGGTACCTTTTGGAGGAGTCATTAGTGATATCAAAGGAAGGGCTGCTTGCTACAAACATGATTGGACCAGTGCATTATTTTCTGGGATTAA GATACTGGCTCCAACTTTCTACATATTCTTCGCTTCAGCTCTTCCTGTTATTGCTTTTGGAGAGCAACTTAACAGGGATACAG
- the LOC114181767 gene encoding uncharacterized protein LOC114181767 isoform X3, producing MKPPSFHSFSTLRQRETSNNNTPLDPPEGILFLPPVPPTTRPRDSPRLVIQKWYLLEESLVISKEGLLATNMIGPVHYFLGLRYWLQLSTYSSLQLFLLLLLESNLTGIQVS from the exons ATGAAGCCACCCTCTTTTCATTCCTTCTCAACCCTGAGACAGAGAGAAACATCCAACAATAACACTCCTCTGGATCCTCCGGAGGGAATACTTTTTCTTCCACCTGTTCCTCCCACAACGAGACCTAGGGATTCACCTAGGCTCGTAATTCAA AAATGGTACCTTTTGGAGGAGTCATTAGTGATATCAAAGGAAGGGCTGCTTGCTACAAACATGATTGGACCAGTGCATTATTTTCTGGGATTAA GATACTGGCTCCAACTTTCTACATATTCTTCGCTTCAGCTCTTCCTGTTATTGCTTTTGGAGAGCAACTTAACAGGGATACAG GTGAGTTGA